A part of Astatotilapia calliptera chromosome 15, fAstCal1.2, whole genome shotgun sequence genomic DNA contains:
- the LOC113006793 gene encoding transforming growth factor beta-3-like, which translates to MHLGKALLFVILLNCATLSSSLSTCATVDIDHVKRKRVEAIRGQILSKLRLTSPPQSLGPSKIPYQIQALYNSTKELLEELGRDRQQSCGQDNTETEYYAKEIYKFNMDNGPPENNDLSYCPKGITSKVFRFNISAMERNATNLFRAEFRALRVPNSTAKRNEQRIELYQIVRRNEHIRKQRFIGAKNVLTKGTAEWISFDVTETVREWLMKRGSNMGLEISVHCPCHTFSPNGDIIDKESEVLEVKFKGIDEEEEHSRLDLDHLKRKMEQNLPHLILMMIPPHRLDTQSTRRRKRALDTNYCFSNTEESCCVRRLHIDFRRDLDWKWIHEPSGYDANYCSGPCPYLRSSDTTHSSLLSLYNTLNPEASASPCCVPQDLEPLTILYYSGRTPKVEQLSNMIVKSCKCS; encoded by the exons ATGCATTTGGGCAAGGCTTTACTGTTTGTCATCCTCCTCAACTGCGCAACTTTGAGCTCATCCCTGTCAACTTGTGCCACTGTGGATATTGACCATGTGAAAAGGAAGAGGGTCGAGGCGATACGGGGTCAAATTTTGAGCAAACTTCGGCTGACTAGTCCTCCACAATCCCTTGGACCGAGTAAAATCCCCTATCAAATCCAAGCGTTGTATAACAGCACCAAGGAGCTACTGGAGGAGTTGGGGAGGGATCGGCAGCAGAGTTGCGGTCAagacaacacagagacagagtaCTATGCCAAAGAGATATACAAATTCAACATGGACAACGGACCGCCGGAGAACA ACGATCTGTCTTACTGCCCAAAAGGCATTACTTCTAAGGTTTTCCGTTTTAACATCTCCGCCATGGAGAGGAACGCCACCAACCTGTTCAGAGCAGAGTTTCGAGCGCTGAGAGTTCCAAACTCGACTGCCAAGAGGAATGAACAGCGGATTGAGCTCTACCAG ATCGTGAGGCGAAATGAACACATTAGAAAGCAGCGCTTCATTGGAGCCAAGAATGTGCTGACCAAAGGTACCGCAGAATGGATTTCCTTTGATGTGACCGAAACAGTGCGGGAGTGGCTGATGAAGAGAG GATCTAATATGGGTTTGGAAATTAGTGTCCACTGTCCATGCCACACCTTCAGCCCAAATGGCGACATCATTGACAAGGAAAGTGAGGTCCTGGAGGTCAAGTTTAAAG GTattgatgaagaggaggagcacAGTCGCTTGGATCTGGATCACTTGAAGAGGAAAATGGAACAGAATCTCCCTCATCTCATCCTCATGATGATCCCGCCCCACCGCCTGGACACTCAGTCAACACGCCGACGCAAGAGAGCGCTGGACACAAACTACTGTTTCTC AAACACGGAGGAGAGCTGCTGTGTTCGCCGGCTGCACATTGATTTCCGCCGTGATTTGGACTGGAAGTGGATCCACGAGCCCAGTGGTTACGATGCCAACTACTGCTCTGGGCCATGCCCTTACCTGAGGAGCTCAGACACAACGCACAGCTCG CTGCTGAGCCTCTACAACACTCTGAATCCAGAGGCATCCGCCTCCCCCTGCTGTGTCCCCCAAGACCTGGAACCCCTCACTATACTCTACTACTCTGGACGGACACCTAAAGTGGAGCAACTCTCCAACATGATTGTCAAGTCTTGCAAGTGTAGCTGA